In Hypomesus transpacificus isolate Combined female chromosome 4, fHypTra1, whole genome shotgun sequence, the following are encoded in one genomic region:
- the LOC124467456 gene encoding leucine-rich repeat and immunoglobulin-like domain-containing nogo receptor-interacting protein 1, translating to MFVETLVQWWLCRVIFYILAASVVLAADTSWPCPLCCRCNSEVLEVNCSRCQFPKVPDGLSTDSQLLNLTYNKIKTLERQQFSSLTQLWDLDLSDNILNMIEAEAFLGLQNLLTLRIARNRLKIIPVGVFSGLTRLRLLDVSQNEILVLLDFTFRDLAALQRIEAGENDLVYVSQRAFTGLSSLQELHLDHCNLTSVPTEALAQLSGLTRLRFRHLGLTTLPNNSFRCLGRLRELIVSHCPWLETLAENSLFGLNLTSLTVCHCNLSTMPYTPLHHLVYLRYLDLSFNPITYIQGNRLRELLRLEELHLVGGGLLRIEPGAFRGLERFRLLNVSGNLLATLEEKAFHSVVNLETLRIDGNPLACDCRLLWVVHRRLYLDFGGRPPVCTAPVQVQGRVFRDFSEAELPGLFTCRQARILNRKPQQVRIDEGHTVLFYCSADGDPKPSIIWLSPQRIPLSPTGRVHVLPNNSLEVRYAQVQDSGAYRCVASNAAGNDSIAVGLQVWGFSQNHSRRIHPALSYPAGNGSSHAHQPFPFDAKTLVIAVTLGFLSFIGSVVICFVFMFFWSQGKGQIKHTATIDFVPRSTIAGHGSGNRVESGRFTMKLI from the coding sequence ATGTTTGTGGAGACCTTGGTCCAGTGGTGGCTGTGCAGGGTCATCTTTTACATTCTGGCAGCAAGTGTGGTGCTTGCTGCTGACACCTCATGGCCTTGCCCGCTGTGCTGCCGGTGCAACTCTGAGGTGCTTGAGGTGAACTGTTCTAGGTGCCAGTTCCCCAAGGTACCAGATGGACTCTCGACAGACAGCCAGCTTCTGAATCTCACctataacaaaataaaaaccTTGGAACGTCAGCAGTTTTCCAGTCTAACCCAACTTTGGGACTTGGATTTAAGTGACAACATTCTGAACATGATCGAGGCGGAAGCCTTCTTGGGTTTGCAAAACCTGCTAACGTTGCGCATCGCTCGTAATCGTCTCAAGATAATCCCTGTCGGGGTGTTCTCTGGCCTGACCAGACTGAGGCTCCTGGACGTCAGTCAAAATGAGATTCTGGTTTTGCTTGATTTCACGTTCCGTGACTTGGCAGCCCTGCAGAGGATAGAGGCGGGAGAAAATGACTTGGTCTATGTCTCGCAGAGAGCATTTACAGGCCTGTCCAGTCTACAAGAGCTTCACCTCGACCACTGCAATCTGACCTCTGTGCCAACAGAGGCTCTGGCGCAACTAAGTGGACTGACACGCTTGCGGTTCCGTCATCTTGGTCTCACGACTTTGCCAAATAATTCTTTCCGATGCCTTGGGCGTCTTAGGGAACTCATCGTGTCACACTGCCCCTGGTTGGAAACCCTGGCGGAAAACAGTCTCTTTGGCTTAAACCTGACATCTCTGACTGTCTGCCACTGTAACCTCAGCACTATGCCCTACACTCCACTGCATCACCTGGTCTACCTTCGCTATCTTGACCTTTCGTTTAATCCAATCACGTACATTCAGGGCAACCGCCTCAGAGAGCTGCTACGACTGGAGGAGCTCCATCTGGTGGGCGGAGGACTGCTGCGCATCGAGCCTGGAGCTTTCCGTGGCCTGGAACGCTTTCGTTTGCTCAATGTGTCTGGAAACCTTCTAGCTACACTCGAGGAGAAGGCTTTCCATTCCGTCGTTAACTTGGAAACCCTGCGTATAGACGGGAACCCACTGGCGTGTGACTGCCGGTTGTTATGGGTGGTGCACAGGCGCCTGTATCTGGACTTTGGCGGGCGTCCGCCAGTCTGCACCGCCCCGGTCCAGGTGCAGGGCCGGGTTTTCCGTGACTTCTCTGAAGCTGAGCTCCCGGGTTTGTTCACCTGCCGTCAAGCAAGAATTTTAAACCGAAAACCTCAACAAGTACGGATCGATGAGGGACATACAGTCTTGTTTTACTGCAGTGCTGATGGTGACCCCAAGCCTTCGATCATCTGGCTGAGTCCACAGCGCATACCTCTGTCGCCCACGGGGAGGGTACATGTTTTACCCAACAATTCGTTGGAGGTTCGCTACGCCCAGGTGCAAGACAGCGGCGCATACCGGTGTGTAGCGTCCAACGCTGCAGGGAACGACAGCATCGCCGTAGGCCTTCAAGTGTGGGGATTTTCCCAGAACCACTCCAGAAGGATTCACCCGGCGTTGTCTTACCCTGCCGGCAACGGGTCATCTCACGCACATCAACCTTTTCCGTTTGATGCCAAAACACTGGTGATCGCGGTGACCTTGGGATTTCTGTCCTTCATTGGCTCTGTTGTTATATGTTTCGTTTTCATGTTTTTCTGGAGCCAGGGGAAAGGTCagatcaaacacacagccacaatTGACTTTGTGCCACGAAGCACCATTGCAGGTCACGGTAGTGGAAACCGCGTGGAATCTGGCAGATTCACAATGAAACTGATTTAA